In Apostichopus japonicus isolate 1M-3 chromosome 3, ASM3797524v1, whole genome shotgun sequence, a single genomic region encodes these proteins:
- the LOC139965345 gene encoding uncharacterized protein isoform X3, with translation MDVAQKLAFCGVFAVIFLGAKSQEGFFPPFYTISHYPEGGRCSTGHIYAIDRFGFADELKVTKEDKDLSSVAVETGQIVADGVNFGVYFRLRAQERYGAYKGTYTIDDFTFITHTFLKPKSDILNTRGVYTVHIYPESLTSDYLKEEIQIGVGWSPGCSKIIWWKGKKRNINTGPKLTLKSVQDAGLYTIGRPKRVKRGWFVQILVTASNCPENYWYNTVTEACEKSAVICQNGGVLHSIVDFCNCPPYFVGFLCQCAAFSDHMFEQFFLGFTGGAVLTCGDLPGGNPKCKGYLICGGDSYGCRCAPGWWGNACDRACPKGKWGANCLQNCPSSETDCNRFYGPSTNLISNGCIYMS, from the exons CAAAATCTCAAGAGGGGTTTTTCCCACCATTTTACACCATCTCCCATTACCCGGAAGGCGGACGCTGTTCGACCGGTCATATTTACGCCATCGATAGGTTCGGCTTCGCTGATGAATTGAAAGTaacaaaagaagacaaagatCTCTCCAGTGTTGCCGTTGAGACTGGTCAAATTGTTGCTGATGGAGTCAACTTTGGAGTTTATTTCCGTTTACGTGCACAAGAGCGATATGGTGCATacaagggaacatatactattGATGATTTTACTTTCATCACTCACACATTTTTGAAACCAAAATCAG ATATTCTGAACACAAGGGGTGTTTACACAGTCCATATTTATCCTGAATCACTGACTTCTGACTATTTAAAGGAGGAAATTCAGATTGGCGTTGGATGGTCTCCAGGTTGTAGTAAGATTATTTGGTGGAAAGGAAAGAAGAGAAACATTAACACCGGACCTAAACTTACCCTGAAATCTGTCCAGGATGCTGGTCTCTATACCATAGGGAGACCAAAAAGGGTGAAAAGAGGATGGTTTGTCCAAATCCTAGTAActgcttcaa ATTGTCCAGAAAATTACTGGTATAATACTGTTACTGAAGCCTGCGAGAAAAGTGCCGTCATATGCCAGAATGGTGGTGTCCTGCATAGCATTGTTGATTTCTGCAATTGCCCTCCTTACTTTGTTGGTTTTCTTTGCCAATGTG CTGCGTTTAGTGATCATATGTTTGAACAGTTTTTCTTGGGATTTACTGGCGGAGCGGTTTTGACATGTGGAGATCTACCAGGTGGTAATCCAAAATGCAAAGGATATTTGATATGCGGTGGTGACAGCTATGGCTGCCGTTGTGCACCTGGCTGGTGGGGCAATGCATGTGACAGAG ccTGTCCTAAAGGAAAATGGGGAGCTAATTGTCTGCAAAACTGTCCCAGCTCTGAAACTGACTGCAACCGCTTTTACGGGCCATCAACTAATTTGATCTCGAATGGATGTATCTACATGTCTTGA
- the LOC139965344 gene encoding uncharacterized protein: MDVAQKLAFCGVFAVILFGAKSEVVVFPLVYTISHYPEGGRCSTGHIYAIDRFGFADELKVTKEDKDLSSVAVETDQLIAHGVNFGVYFRLRAQERYGAYKGTYTVNEFTFITHTFLKPKSDILNTRGVYTVHIYPESLTSDYLKEEIQIGVGWSPGCSKIIWWKGKKRNINTGPKLTLKSVQDAGLYTIGRTKRVKRGWFVQILVTASNCPENYWYDTVTEACEKSFFICQNGGVLHDNADVCNCPPYFVGFLCQCASSSDDAFGEFYLGVTGGAVLTCGDLPGGNPKCKGYLICGGESYGCRCAPGWWGNACDRACPQGKWGANCLQTCPISETDCNRFYGPSTNLISNGCVLSFP, translated from the exons ATGGATGTCGCACAGAAACTAGCCTTTTGCGGAGTATTTGCAGTCATACTGTTTGGCg CAAAATCTGAAGTGGTGGTTTTCCCACTAGTTTACACCATCTCCCATTACCCGGAAGGCGGTCGCTGTTCGACCGGTCATATTTACGCCATCGATAGGTTCGGCTTCGCTGATGAATTGAAAGTaacaaaagaagacaaagatCTGTCCAGTGTTGCCGTTGAGACTGATCAACTTATTGCTCACGGAGTCAACTTTGGAGTTTATTTCCGTTTACGTGCACAAGAGCGATATGGTGCATACAAGGGAACATATACTGTTAATGAGTTTACTTTCATCACTCACACATTTTTGAAACCAAAATCAG ATATTCTGAACACAAGGGGTGTTTACACAGTCCATATTTATCCTGAATCACTGACTTCTGACTATTTAAAGGAGGAAATACAGATTGGCGTTGGATGGTCTCCAGGTTGTAGTAAGATTATTTGGTGGAAAGGAAAGAAGCGAAATATCAACACCGGACCTAAACTTACCCTGAAATCTGTCCAGGATGCTGGTCTCTATACCATAGGGAGAACAAAAAGGGTGAAAAGAGGATGGTTTGTCCAAATCCTGGTAActgcttcaa ATTGTCCAGAAAATTACTGGTATGATACTGTTACTGAAGCCTGCGAGAAAAGTTTCTTCATATGCCAGAATGGTGGTGTCCTGCATGACAATGCTGATGTATGCAATTGTCCTCCTTACTTTGTTGGTTTTCTTTGCCAATGTG CTTCGTCTAGTGATGATGCGTTTGGAGAGTTTTACTTGGGAGTTACTGGCGGAGCGGTTTTGACATGTGGAGATCTACCAGGTGGTAATCCAAAATGCAAAGGATATTTGATATGCGGTGGTGAGAGCTATGGCTGCCGTTGTGCACCTGGCTGGTGGGGCAATGCATGTGACAGAG cCTGTCCTCAAGGAAAATGGGGAGCTAATTGTTTGCAAACCTGTCCCATCTCTGAAACTGACTGCAACCGCTTTTACGGGCCATCAACTAATTTGATCTCGAATGGATGTGTCCTAAGCTTTCCTTAG
- the LOC139965345 gene encoding uncharacterized protein isoform X2, with product MMSRRDTSMLKREPIRMDVAQKLAFCGVFAVIFLGAKSQEGFFPPFYTISHYPEGGRCSTGHIYAIDRFGFADELKVTKEDKDLSSVAVETGQIVADGVNFGVYFRLRAQERYGAYKGTYTIDDFTFITHTFLKPKSDILNTRGVYTVHIYPESLTSDYLKEEIQIGVGWSPGCSKIIWWKGKKRNINTGPKLTLKSVQDAGLYTIGRPKRVKRGWFVQILVTASNCPENYWYNTVTEACEKSAVICQNGGVLHSIVDFCNCPPYFVGFLCQCAAFSDHMFEQFFLGFTGGAVLTCGDLPGGNPKCKGYLICGGDSYGCRCAPGWWGNACDRACPKGKWGANCLQNCPSSETDCNRFYGPSTNLISNGCIYMS from the exons CAAAATCTCAAGAGGGGTTTTTCCCACCATTTTACACCATCTCCCATTACCCGGAAGGCGGACGCTGTTCGACCGGTCATATTTACGCCATCGATAGGTTCGGCTTCGCTGATGAATTGAAAGTaacaaaagaagacaaagatCTCTCCAGTGTTGCCGTTGAGACTGGTCAAATTGTTGCTGATGGAGTCAACTTTGGAGTTTATTTCCGTTTACGTGCACAAGAGCGATATGGTGCATacaagggaacatatactattGATGATTTTACTTTCATCACTCACACATTTTTGAAACCAAAATCAG ATATTCTGAACACAAGGGGTGTTTACACAGTCCATATTTATCCTGAATCACTGACTTCTGACTATTTAAAGGAGGAAATTCAGATTGGCGTTGGATGGTCTCCAGGTTGTAGTAAGATTATTTGGTGGAAAGGAAAGAAGAGAAACATTAACACCGGACCTAAACTTACCCTGAAATCTGTCCAGGATGCTGGTCTCTATACCATAGGGAGACCAAAAAGGGTGAAAAGAGGATGGTTTGTCCAAATCCTAGTAActgcttcaa ATTGTCCAGAAAATTACTGGTATAATACTGTTACTGAAGCCTGCGAGAAAAGTGCCGTCATATGCCAGAATGGTGGTGTCCTGCATAGCATTGTTGATTTCTGCAATTGCCCTCCTTACTTTGTTGGTTTTCTTTGCCAATGTG CTGCGTTTAGTGATCATATGTTTGAACAGTTTTTCTTGGGATTTACTGGCGGAGCGGTTTTGACATGTGGAGATCTACCAGGTGGTAATCCAAAATGCAAAGGATATTTGATATGCGGTGGTGACAGCTATGGCTGCCGTTGTGCACCTGGCTGGTGGGGCAATGCATGTGACAGAG ccTGTCCTAAAGGAAAATGGGGAGCTAATTGTCTGCAAAACTGTCCCAGCTCTGAAACTGACTGCAACCGCTTTTACGGGCCATCAACTAATTTGATCTCGAATGGATGTATCTACATGTCTTGA
- the LOC139965372 gene encoding ADP-ribosylation factor-like protein 2-binding protein, whose amino-acid sequence MAANESGDGDQIDFMEFQEELVGSSSNIDDTKFDTTIGHIEDIIMEDGFQKMQSDFMEQHYHHFDDDEENKFIYTDIHKQYLSLVEKYLEEQLVVRMPGFAMEAFSTQLEKRKKKKKESLDGEIFEILLTFSDFLAFKEMFLDYKAEKEGRTVDLSAGFIVTPYQEPSTSQQDNSASKQLSEK is encoded by the exons ATGGCGGCCAACGAATCAGGAGATG GAGATCAGATTGACTTCATGGAATTCCAAGAAGAGTTAGTAGGTTCAAG TTCCAACATAGATGATACAAAGTTTGACACAACTATCGGTCATATAGAAGACATCATAATGG AGGATGGATTCCAGAAGATGCAGTCAGACTTCATGGAGCAACATTACCATCACTTTGATGAcgatgaagaaaataaattcatTTACACCGACATCCACAAGCAATAT CTTTCCCTAGTTGAAAAGTACCTAGAAGAGCAGCTGGTGGTCAGGATGCCAGGTTTTGCCATGGAGGCATTTTCTACACAGTTAGA gaaaaggaaaaagaagaaaaaggagagTTTAGATGGAGAAATATTTGAGATTTTACTGACATTCAGTGACTTTTTGGCATTTAAAGAGATGTTTCTAGATTATAAAGCA GAGAAGGAGGGCAGGACGGTTGATCTGAGTGCTGGTTTCATCGTTACGCCTTACCAGGAACCATCCACCAGCCAGCAAGACAATAGTGCTTCCAAACAGCTCAGTGAGAAgtga